A section of the Tumebacillus sp. BK434 genome encodes:
- a CDS encoding NAD(P)/FAD-dependent oxidoreductase, translating to MLYDVVIVGAGPGGIFAAYELTHLDPNKKVLLIDKGHDIFRRSCPILEEKLTKCPPAHQKKEYAGCLPACSITAGWGGAGAYSDGKFNLTTEFGGWMQDYLAPSEVLQLIEYADAINLAHGGTLQITDPTTRDVAKIERQAAAAGLKLLKARVRHLGTEENLKILANIYRTLEGRIETRFKTLVEDILVEKTADGLQATGVVLKTGEKIQAKKVIIAPGRDGSQWLGEILKRQGLVMTNNQVDIGVRVETSDVIMAEINEHLYEAKFVFNTSVGTTVRTFCSNPSGHVVVENHSGVMTANGHSYKDPKLGSQNTNFALLVSHTFTDPFDKPIEYAKEISRRANDLSNGSVIIQKYGDILKGRRSTEKRIKEGFLEPTLKEAVPGDLGLVLPYNTMKSLIEMMEALDKVTPGIASEHTLFYGVEAKFYSSRPRLTDKFETEISGLFTVGDGAGITRGLAQASAAGVHVARHLHDVM from the coding sequence ATGTTGTATGATGTGGTCATTGTCGGAGCAGGTCCTGGCGGTATTTTTGCAGCGTATGAACTGACGCACCTCGATCCGAACAAGAAGGTGCTATTGATCGATAAAGGTCATGATATTTTCCGGCGCAGCTGTCCGATCTTAGAAGAAAAGCTGACCAAGTGCCCGCCGGCGCACCAGAAGAAAGAATATGCCGGCTGCCTGCCCGCCTGCTCGATCACCGCCGGCTGGGGCGGGGCGGGAGCATACAGCGACGGGAAGTTTAACCTGACCACCGAGTTTGGCGGCTGGATGCAGGATTATCTGGCGCCGTCGGAGGTGTTGCAGCTGATCGAATACGCCGATGCGATCAACCTCGCGCACGGCGGGACGCTGCAGATCACCGACCCGACGACGCGCGACGTGGCGAAGATCGAGCGGCAGGCAGCGGCTGCGGGCTTGAAGCTGTTGAAAGCGCGGGTGCGCCATCTGGGCACCGAGGAGAACTTGAAGATCCTCGCGAACATCTACCGCACGCTGGAAGGGCGGATCGAGACGCGGTTTAAGACGCTCGTGGAAGACATTCTCGTGGAAAAGACGGCCGACGGGCTCCAAGCGACGGGCGTCGTCCTGAAAACGGGGGAAAAGATTCAGGCGAAAAAAGTGATCATCGCCCCCGGGCGCGACGGTTCGCAGTGGCTGGGCGAGATCTTGAAGCGCCAGGGTCTTGTGATGACGAACAACCAAGTCGACATCGGCGTGCGCGTGGAGACGTCCGACGTGATCATGGCGGAGATCAACGAGCATCTGTATGAAGCGAAATTTGTGTTCAACACCAGCGTCGGGACGACGGTGCGCACGTTCTGCTCCAACCCTTCGGGGCACGTCGTGGTCGAGAACCACTCCGGCGTGATGACGGCGAACGGACACTCGTACAAAGACCCGAAGCTGGGCAGCCAAAACACCAACTTCGCCCTGCTCGTCTCACACACGTTTACCGATCCGTTTGACAAGCCGATCGAGTATGCGAAAGAGATCTCGCGCCGCGCCAACGACCTGTCGAACGGCTCGGTGATCATCCAGAAGTACGGCGACATCCTGAAAGGGCGCCGTTCGACCGAAAAGCGGATCAAGGAAGGCTTCCTCGAACCGACCTTGAAAGAAGCGGTGCCGGGCGATCTCGGGCTGGTGCTGCCGTACAACACGATGAAATCCTTGATCGAGATGATGGAAGCGCTCGACAAAGTCACGCCGGGCATCGCTTCGGAGCACACGCTGTTCTACGGCGTCGAGGCGAAATTCTACTCCTCGCGCCCGCGGCTGACCGACAAGTTCGAGACGGAGATATCCGGCCTGTTCACCGTCGGCGACGGCGCCGGCATCACCCGCGGCCTGGCACAGGCCTCGGCAGCCGGGGTGCATGTGGCGCGGCATTTGCATGACGTGATGTAG
- a CDS encoding FusB/FusC family EF-G-binding protein, with protein MTQEQTMVPFMHPHQINFIRHQLLQLIGAFYFAGDYRVLAASRENVEDTVLSLFPGATPAQRALLQDAKNVRDRDELKAYMSRLEPYIIPFPEITAAEIRKLFPKVKKLVLPDLENLDRTKLTYLGWRDIATNSLYLVSRNGDKWAGTEFKFVAAQKNRTMICSWCHSVGKGDDVALVTSRVKTKIVDGYKTQGNHLCLDSAACNARITSTTEMEALLASFR; from the coding sequence ATGACACAGGAACAAACGATGGTGCCGTTCATGCACCCGCACCAGATCAATTTCATCCGCCACCAGCTGTTGCAGCTGATCGGCGCCTTCTATTTTGCAGGCGATTACCGCGTGCTGGCTGCGTCCCGCGAGAACGTGGAAGACACCGTGCTTTCGCTCTTTCCCGGCGCGACACCGGCTCAGCGTGCCCTGCTGCAAGATGCCAAGAACGTCCGTGACCGCGATGAGCTGAAAGCGTACATGAGCCGTCTGGAGCCGTACATCATCCCGTTCCCGGAGATTACAGCTGCGGAGATCCGCAAGCTGTTCCCGAAGGTGAAGAAGCTCGTGCTGCCCGATCTGGAGAACCTCGACCGCACCAAGCTGACCTACCTCGGCTGGCGCGACATCGCGACCAACAGCCTGTATCTGGTCTCCCGCAACGGTGACAAGTGGGCCGGCACGGAGTTCAAATTTGTCGCGGCTCAGAAGAACCGCACGATGATCTGCTCGTGGTGCCATTCGGTCGGCAAAGGCGATGACGTGGCATTGGTCACGTCGCGGGTGAAAACGAAGATCGTGGACGGGTACAAAACGCAAGGCAATCATCTGTGCCTGGACAGTGCCGCATGCAATGCACGCATCACCTCGACAACGGAGATGGAAGCGCTTTTGGCTTCCTTTCGATAA
- the hrpB gene encoding ATP-dependent helicase HrpB produces MPVLPIDAVLPALTETLRTRENAVLVAAPGAGKTTRVPLALLDEPWLQGKKIIMLEPRRLAARAAAAYMARQLGEQTGETVGYRVRMDTKVGPKTRIEVITEGVLTRMLQSDPALEEAGIVIFDEFHERNLHGDLGLALCLQSQQLLREDLRVLVMSATLEAEPVAALLGGAPVLQSVGRAYPVETRFLERRAEGRIEPLVVRTIQTALAQEAGDLLVFLPGAGEIRRVESLLHEQGLRREAKIMPLHGTLAREAQDAAIAPSRPGERKIVLATSIAETSLTVEGVRVVIDSGLMRVPRFSPRTGMTRLETVTVSRASAEQRRGRAGRVAPGVCYRLWTEHEDKGLPARSTPEILEADLAPLALELAVWGVTDPAELAWMDAPPAPAFAQARELLAQLGALRDAGTLTEHGKRMAEFGLHPRLAHMVLRAVPLQLGGLACELAAVLNERDFLKERNADLRLRIEALQRGQADRRMTAEANQWKRALNLPAGEKGNLASCGLLLAFAYPDRIAQRRGNGRFLLRNGRGAALAEEQPLSFVPYLVAAELDDQGAESRIFLAAEVEEAELREHCQEQIVTEQLIEWDASAHRVRARKRERLGALLLKEAPLPNPDAERVLVALLSGIRQEGLDILPWTKAAKQFRERLSFLHRHDPSWPDVSRAGLIDTLTDWLAPHLYGLKNRDDLQRLQLISILETMLSWEQRRELDEQAPTHLTVPSGSRIPIDYSDPDAPVLAVRLQEMFGLQATPRIAGGRVPLTLHLLSPAHRPVQVTRDLASFWQNTYFEVKKDLKGRYPKHHWPDDAYSAVPTNRAKPRGS; encoded by the coding sequence TTGCCTGTCTTACCGATCGATGCAGTACTGCCCGCACTAACAGAGACCCTCCGCACGCGGGAAAATGCCGTCCTCGTCGCCGCTCCGGGGGCGGGGAAGACGACGCGGGTTCCACTGGCTCTGTTAGACGAGCCGTGGCTGCAAGGGAAGAAGATCATCATGCTCGAACCGCGCCGTCTGGCCGCACGTGCGGCGGCGGCGTATATGGCCCGCCAGCTCGGCGAGCAGACCGGGGAGACGGTGGGCTACCGGGTGCGGATGGATACGAAAGTCGGGCCGAAGACGCGGATCGAAGTGATCACCGAAGGCGTGCTGACACGGATGCTGCAGAGCGATCCGGCGCTGGAAGAGGCGGGGATCGTGATCTTTGACGAGTTTCACGAGCGTAACTTGCATGGCGACCTCGGGCTGGCTTTGTGCCTGCAGTCACAGCAGCTCTTGCGCGAAGACCTGCGCGTGCTGGTGATGTCGGCGACGCTGGAGGCAGAACCGGTCGCCGCGCTGCTCGGCGGTGCGCCGGTGCTGCAAAGCGTTGGCCGCGCCTACCCGGTGGAGACGCGCTTCTTGGAGCGCCGCGCGGAAGGCCGCATCGAGCCGCTTGTCGTGCGGACGATCCAGACGGCTCTGGCACAGGAAGCGGGCGACCTGCTCGTCTTCCTGCCGGGAGCGGGCGAGATTCGGCGCGTCGAGTCGCTGCTGCACGAGCAGGGGCTGCGGCGCGAGGCGAAGATCATGCCGCTGCACGGCACGTTGGCCCGGGAAGCGCAGGACGCGGCGATCGCGCCGAGCCGCCCCGGTGAGCGCAAAATCGTGCTGGCCACTTCGATCGCCGAGACGAGCTTGACGGTGGAAGGCGTGCGCGTCGTCATCGACAGCGGGCTGATGCGCGTGCCGCGCTTTTCGCCGCGCACCGGCATGACGCGGCTGGAGACGGTCACCGTGTCCCGCGCGTCGGCGGAACAGCGGCGCGGCCGGGCTGGCCGGGTGGCGCCGGGCGTGTGCTACCGCCTGTGGACGGAGCACGAGGACAAAGGGCTGCCCGCGCGCAGCACGCCGGAGATCTTGGAGGCCGACTTGGCTCCGCTCGCGCTGGAACTGGCCGTCTGGGGCGTGACCGACCCGGCGGAACTGGCGTGGATGGATGCGCCGCCCGCACCTGCGTTTGCCCAGGCGCGCGAACTGCTCGCCCAGTTGGGCGCACTGCGCGATGCGGGGACGCTGACGGAGCACGGGAAGCGAATGGCGGAGTTCGGGCTGCACCCGCGCCTCGCCCATATGGTGCTGCGCGCGGTGCCGCTTCAGCTCGGCGGTCTGGCCTGCGAGCTGGCGGCGGTGCTGAACGAGCGGGACTTTCTCAAGGAGCGGAACGCCGACCTGCGCCTGCGCATCGAAGCGCTGCAGCGCGGGCAGGCCGACCGCCGGATGACCGCCGAAGCGAACCAGTGGAAGCGGGCTTTGAACCTCCCCGCCGGGGAAAAAGGGAATCTGGCGTCGTGCGGACTCTTGCTCGCCTTTGCCTACCCGGACCGGATCGCGCAGCGGCGCGGGAACGGGCGCTTTTTGCTGCGCAACGGGCGAGGGGCTGCTTTGGCGGAGGAACAGCCCCTGTCGTTCGTCCCGTATCTGGTCGCGGCCGAACTGGACGACCAAGGGGCAGAGAGCCGGATTTTTCTCGCCGCCGAAGTGGAGGAGGCGGAGCTTCGCGAGCATTGTCAGGAGCAGATCGTCACCGAGCAGCTCATCGAATGGGACGCCTCCGCGCACAGGGTGCGGGCGCGCAAACGGGAGAGGCTCGGCGCGCTGCTGCTGAAAGAAGCCCCGCTGCCGAACCCCGACGCGGAACGGGTGCTGGTCGCGCTTTTGAGCGGCATCCGGCAGGAAGGGTTGGACATCCTGCCGTGGACGAAAGCGGCGAAACAGTTTCGGGAGCGCCTCAGCTTCCTGCACCGCCATGATCCGTCCTGGCCGGATGTGTCGCGCGCCGGACTGATCGACACGCTTACCGACTGGCTCGCCCCGCACCTCTACGGGCTGAAAAACCGGGACGACCTGCAGCGGCTGCAGTTGATCAGCATCTTGGAGACGATGCTCTCGTGGGAGCAGCGCCGCGAACTGGACGAGCAGGCGCCGACGCACCTGACCGTGCCGAGCGGCTCGCGCATCCCGATCGACTACAGCGACCCGGACGCGCCGGTGCTGGCCGTGCGCCTGCAGGAGATGTTTGGCTTGCAGGCAACGCCGCGCATCGCGGGAGGGCGGGTGCCGCTGACTTTGCATCTGCTGTCTCCGGCGCACCGCCCGGTGCAGGTGACGCGCGACTTGGCGAGCTTTTGGCAAAACACCTACTTCGAGGTGAAAAAAGACCTCAAAGGCCGCTATCCCAAACACCACTGGCCGGACGACGCGTACAGCGCCGTCCCGACCAACCGGGCGAAACCGCGCGGGTCGTAA
- a CDS encoding GNAT family protein: MEAGFPRLETERLVLRQVRKEDAEDLFAYLSDFEVMKHYGTDPFERLEQVYQTIIRYDDSFQNKTTLRLGIEWKESGRLIGTCGYYGWEPKEFKAEMVAVLRKEYWGQGIMTEAFHKLIQYGFQELGLHRLQGTVESHNAASRRLFEKIGFQQEGVLRHGAFVSGEFCDLVIYGLLRNEYEQK, translated from the coding sequence ATGGAAGCAGGATTCCCGAGATTGGAAACGGAGCGGCTGGTGCTGCGGCAGGTGCGCAAGGAAGATGCGGAAGATCTGTTTGCGTATCTGTCCGATTTTGAGGTGATGAAACACTACGGCACAGACCCGTTTGAGCGGTTGGAGCAGGTCTATCAGACGATCATCCGGTACGATGACAGCTTTCAGAACAAGACCACCTTGCGTCTTGGGATCGAGTGGAAAGAGAGCGGCCGGCTGATCGGCACCTGCGGCTATTATGGCTGGGAACCAAAGGAGTTCAAGGCGGAGATGGTGGCGGTGCTGCGCAAAGAGTACTGGGGGCAAGGCATCATGACCGAAGCGTTTCACAAGCTGATCCAATACGGCTTTCAGGAGCTGGGCCTGCACCGCCTTCAGGGCACGGTCGAGTCGCATAACGCGGCCAGCCGCCGTCTGTTCGAGAAGATCGGCTTTCAACAGGAAGGCGTGCTGCGGCACGGCGCGTTCGTGTCAGGCGAATTCTGCGATCTGGTGATCTATGGACTGCTCCGCAATGAATACGAACAAAAGTGA
- a CDS encoding ABC-F family ATP-binding cassette domain-containing protein, producing the protein MSILNVENIGHGFGARHLFSGVTFRLLNGEHVGLVGANGTGKTTLMSILTGKLQADQGKLEWSNRATIGYLDQHAALTPGKTIREILSDAFKPLFDMEAEIGVIAEQMADPEADLEKLLEDMGEIQDRLENSGFYMIDAKVEEIAKGLGLTAIGLEREVQDLSGGQRTKVLLAKLLLEKPNVLLLDEPTNYLDVEHIEWLTQYLQDYPYAFMLISHDVEFMNAVVNIIYHLEGGKLTRYTGDYEKFVEVYLAKRSQQEDAFERQQEEIKRMEMFIAKNKARASTSTRAKSRQKQLDKMERLEKPVTYPRPSFRFQETRLSSKLVFEATDLQIGYNHPLLPPLNFKLERGEKVAITGMNGMGKSTLMKTILGLIKPLGGKIERGDYLEPVYFEQEVSDRPNVTALDDVWNSFPHMQNQDVRANLARCGLGNEHITSKLSALSGGEHAKVRLCKLMLTASNWILFDEPTNHLDVAAKEELALTLKNYKGTVLLVCHEPEFYKDWVTSVWNVEDWAKQLQK; encoded by the coding sequence ATGAGTATCCTAAACGTTGAAAATATCGGTCACGGCTTTGGTGCCCGCCATCTGTTTTCCGGCGTGACCTTCCGTTTGCTGAATGGCGAGCACGTCGGTCTGGTCGGCGCGAACGGCACCGGCAAGACGACCCTGATGAGCATTTTGACCGGCAAATTGCAAGCAGACCAAGGCAAGCTGGAATGGTCGAACCGCGCCACGATCGGCTACCTCGACCAGCACGCCGCCTTAACACCGGGCAAGACGATCCGCGAGATCCTGAGCGACGCGTTCAAGCCGCTGTTCGACATGGAAGCGGAGATCGGCGTCATCGCGGAGCAGATGGCCGACCCGGAAGCCGATCTGGAAAAACTGCTCGAAGACATGGGCGAGATCCAAGACCGCCTGGAAAACAGCGGCTTCTACATGATCGACGCGAAAGTCGAAGAGATCGCCAAAGGCCTCGGCCTGACCGCCATCGGTCTGGAGCGCGAAGTGCAGGACCTCTCCGGCGGCCAGCGCACGAAAGTATTGCTGGCGAAGCTGTTGCTGGAAAAACCAAACGTGCTGCTGCTCGACGAGCCGACCAACTATCTGGACGTGGAGCACATCGAATGGCTGACGCAGTACCTGCAGGACTACCCGTATGCGTTCATGCTGATCTCCCACGACGTGGAGTTCATGAATGCGGTCGTCAACATCATCTACCACCTCGAAGGCGGCAAGTTGACCCGCTACACGGGCGACTATGAGAAGTTCGTCGAAGTCTACCTCGCCAAGCGCTCGCAGCAGGAAGATGCGTTCGAGCGGCAGCAAGAAGAGATCAAGCGCATGGAGATGTTTATCGCGAAAAACAAAGCCCGCGCCTCGACCTCGACCCGCGCCAAGTCGCGCCAAAAGCAGCTCGACAAGATGGAGCGTCTGGAGAAGCCGGTCACCTATCCCCGTCCGAGCTTCCGTTTTCAGGAGACGCGCCTGTCGTCGAAGCTGGTCTTTGAAGCGACCGACCTGCAGATCGGCTACAACCATCCGCTGCTCCCGCCGCTGAACTTCAAGCTGGAGCGCGGCGAAAAAGTGGCGATCACCGGCATGAACGGGATGGGCAAATCGACCCTGATGAAAACGATCCTCGGCCTGATCAAGCCGCTCGGCGGCAAGATCGAGCGCGGCGACTACCTGGAGCCGGTCTATTTCGAGCAGGAAGTGTCCGATCGCCCGAACGTCACGGCGCTGGACGATGTCTGGAACTCCTTCCCGCACATGCAGAATCAGGATGTGCGCGCCAACTTGGCCCGCTGCGGCCTCGGCAACGAGCATATCACCTCGAAACTCTCCGCCCTCTCCGGCGGCGAGCACGCCAAAGTGCGCCTGTGCAAACTGATGCTCACCGCCTCCAACTGGATCCTCTTCGACGAGCCGACCAACCACTTGGACGTCGCGGCGAAAGAAGAGCTCGCCCTGACCTTGAAAAACTACAAAGGCACCGTGTTGCTGGTCTGCCACGAACCGGAATTCTACAAAGACTGGGTCACCAGCGTCTGGAACGTGGAAGACTGGGCGAAGCAATTGCAGAAATAG
- a CDS encoding DEAD/DEAH box helicase → MADFESLGIRPELVRALTAHAIFEATPVQERAIPVVLTGSDVVAQAQTGTGKTLSFVLPILEKIDPSRNEVQALIVTPTRELALQITAEVKKMILFLEGVNVLAVYGGQDVEAQLKRLKRAMHVVVATPGRLLDHVSRGSIDLGGVQTLVLDEADQMLHMGFLPEVNMIMDELPLDRQTLLFSATMPENVRKLADRYLRVPEDIQVESKRVTLDEIQQIVIETTDRGKKDTVMKLIEKHQPYLAILFCRTKRRASSLNEALQAAGYASDELHGDLSQAKRERVMKAFRDAKLQLLVATDVAARGLDVEGVTHVFNYDIPQDVESYIHRIGRTGRAGEKGVAFTIVAPNDRQELTMIERGIGMKMERQMGEGIRRPHGEAWPGKGGDDFVPREKRQGGRDGGGNRGGGRPDNRGGGRPDTRGGAGNRGGERFDNRSGGRSDTRGGVESRGGDRFDNRSGGRPDTRGGAGNQGGNRFDNRSGGRPDTRGGAGNQGGNRFDNRSGGRPDTRGGAGNQGGNRFDNRSGGRPDTRGGAGNRGGDRFESRSGGRPESRGGGRPDTRGGGGNRSGGGRSDNRGGGGKGRRGR, encoded by the coding sequence ATGGCGGATTTTGAATCGTTGGGAATCAGGCCGGAATTGGTGCGGGCGCTGACGGCGCACGCGATCTTTGAAGCGACGCCGGTGCAGGAGCGGGCGATCCCGGTCGTCCTGACCGGCAGCGACGTGGTGGCACAGGCGCAGACAGGCACGGGGAAGACGCTTTCGTTTGTTTTGCCGATCTTGGAGAAGATCGACCCGTCGCGCAATGAAGTGCAGGCGCTGATCGTGACGCCGACGCGGGAGTTGGCGCTGCAGATCACGGCAGAAGTGAAGAAGATGATCTTGTTTTTGGAAGGCGTCAACGTATTGGCCGTCTATGGCGGGCAGGATGTCGAGGCGCAACTGAAGCGGCTGAAGCGGGCGATGCATGTGGTCGTGGCGACGCCGGGGCGGCTGCTCGATCATGTGTCGCGCGGGTCGATCGACCTCGGCGGCGTGCAGACGTTGGTGCTCGATGAAGCGGATCAGATGCTGCATATGGGCTTTTTGCCGGAAGTGAACATGATCATGGACGAGCTGCCTTTGGATCGGCAGACGCTGCTCTTTTCGGCGACGATGCCGGAAAATGTGCGCAAGCTGGCCGACCGCTATCTGCGGGTGCCGGAAGACATTCAAGTGGAGAGCAAGCGGGTTACGCTCGACGAGATTCAGCAGATCGTGATCGAAACGACCGATCGCGGCAAGAAGGACACGGTGATGAAGCTGATCGAGAAGCATCAGCCGTATCTGGCGATCCTGTTCTGCCGGACGAAACGCCGGGCGAGCTCGCTGAACGAGGCGCTGCAGGCGGCTGGATATGCGTCAGACGAGCTGCACGGCGACCTGTCGCAAGCGAAGCGGGAGCGGGTGATGAAAGCGTTCCGCGACGCGAAGCTGCAACTGCTGGTGGCGACCGATGTGGCGGCGAGAGGATTGGATGTGGAAGGGGTCACGCATGTGTTCAACTACGACATCCCGCAGGATGTCGAGAGCTACATCCACCGCATCGGCCGCACGGGCCGCGCCGGGGAGAAAGGCGTGGCCTTCACCATCGTGGCGCCGAACGACCGTCAGGAGCTGACGATGATCGAGCGCGGCATCGGCATGAAGATGGAGCGCCAGATGGGCGAAGGCATCCGCCGCCCGCACGGCGAGGCCTGGCCAGGCAAAGGCGGCGATGATTTTGTCCCCCGTGAGAAGCGTCAAGGCGGGCGTGACGGCGGCGGCAACCGGGGCGGTGGTCGACCGGACAACCGCGGAGGAGGCAGACCCGACACGCGCGGCGGAGCTGGGAATCGAGGCGGAGAGCGCTTTGACAACCGCTCTGGCGGAAGATCTGACACGCGCGGTGGAGTAGAGAGTCGAGGCGGAGACCGTTTTGACAACCGCTCTGGTGGCAGACCCGACACGCGTGGAGGAGCAGGGAATCAAGGTGGAAACCGCTTTGACAACCGCTCTGGTGGCAGACCTGACACGCGTGGAGGAGCAGGGAATCAAGGTGGAAACCGCTTTGACAACCGCTCTGGTGGCAGACCCGACACGCGCGGAGGAGCAGGGAATCAAGGTGGAAACCGCTTTGACAACCGCTCTGGTGGCAGACCCGACACGCGTGGCGGAGCAGGGAACCGAGGCGGCGACCGTTTCGAAAGCCGTTCCGGCGGCAGACCTGAATCGCGCGGCGGGGGAAGACCGGACACCCGTGGCGGTGGCGGCAACCGCAGTGGCGGCGGACGGTCTGACAATCGCGGCGGCGGCGGAAAAGGCCGGCGCGGGCGGTAG
- a CDS encoding YwbE family protein, giving the protein MKSGQNRKDIHPGLEVDIILKQDQRTGKTTRGIVKDILTSAPTHTRGIKVRLQDGQVGRVKTILGS; this is encoded by the coding sequence ATGAAGAGTGGACAAAATCGCAAAGACATCCACCCCGGCCTCGAGGTGGACATCATCTTGAAACAAGACCAACGCACCGGCAAAACCACGCGCGGGATCGTCAAAGACATCCTCACCAGCGCCCCCACCCACACCCGCGGCATCAAAGTCCGTCTTCAAGACGGCCAAGTCGGCCGCGTGAAAACGATCCTCGGATCATAA
- a CDS encoding GNAT family N-acetyltransferase: MTKWNIDALTRCTAEQTAAVAALEELCGVRVGVEYLAARKGDLPQDFLCFQDEQLIGYLSWSSNDGIVAVINGMVHPDHRRQGVFSQLLQAAENVFAAQGIHSLLFIVPADSRSGRSFAERQGAVYRNAEYAMQYAASSAPELNSTVALRPATEADVDFMVTCIMQAFGDTEEWTRAYLTSTDRPNRTNLIVLQDGEPCGLVRITYGTGGQALLHDLAVLPDRQGRGIGRHMLAQAIERLLAEGMRQIQLSVVTDNEHALGLYKRAGFAITSCEQFYGRDSRLAAITAFSPEEAAAVAALEELCNTAEGMNLRIGTEYLLSRSGDQPYDFLYYENGQLLGFLCWFTMDGKEAEINGMVHPDHRRRGIFKKLLAAADAEMRKHGIESRLYLVNPQSRSGLAFLEHLGGAFRHAEYTMQLQEFLPPSTRDEALCLRPAAEADLEFMVTCAAQAFGDPEDWMRDLLLSTSGPERTTYIAELEGTPVAMIRVLRSTEGIADIHGFSVLPALRGRGYGRQILADTVELLLQEQRTRICLDVLTDNERALQLYESLGFSVISACRYYAG; this comes from the coding sequence ATGACCAAGTGGAACATTGATGCGCTGACCCGCTGCACGGCCGAACAAACGGCCGCAGTGGCAGCGCTGGAAGAGCTCTGCGGCGTTCGCGTCGGCGTGGAGTATCTGGCAGCACGCAAAGGGGATCTGCCGCAGGATTTCCTCTGTTTTCAGGACGAGCAACTGATCGGGTATCTCAGCTGGTCTTCCAATGACGGCATCGTCGCCGTGATCAACGGCATGGTGCACCCGGATCACCGCCGCCAAGGGGTGTTTTCCCAGCTGTTGCAAGCCGCGGAAAACGTGTTCGCGGCGCAAGGCATCCATAGCCTGCTCTTCATCGTCCCGGCCGACTCCCGCTCCGGGCGCAGCTTCGCCGAGCGTCAAGGAGCGGTGTATCGCAACGCGGAGTATGCGATGCAATATGCGGCTTCCTCTGCGCCCGAACTGAACTCCACCGTCGCATTGCGTCCGGCGACCGAGGCTGATGTTGACTTCATGGTTACCTGCATCATGCAGGCTTTTGGCGATACGGAGGAGTGGACGCGCGCTTATCTCACCAGCACCGACCGCCCGAACCGCACCAACCTGATCGTCCTGCAGGACGGGGAGCCATGCGGACTGGTCCGCATCACCTACGGCACGGGCGGGCAGGCGCTGCTCCACGATCTTGCCGTCCTGCCCGACCGGCAAGGCCGGGGGATCGGGCGGCACATGCTCGCACAGGCGATCGAACGGCTGCTGGCCGAAGGTATGCGCCAGATTCAGCTCAGTGTCGTCACCGACAATGAACACGCCTTGGGCCTGTACAAACGCGCCGGTTTCGCGATCACGTCTTGCGAACAGTTTTACGGCCGGGACTCCCGCCTCGCAGCGATCACCGCTTTTTCCCCGGAAGAGGCAGCGGCCGTTGCCGCCTTGGAAGAGCTGTGCAACACAGCGGAGGGGATGAACCTGCGCATCGGCACCGAATACTTGCTGAGCCGATCGGGAGACCAGCCGTACGATTTCCTCTATTACGAAAACGGGCAGCTGCTCGGCTTCCTCTGCTGGTTCACGATGGACGGCAAGGAGGCGGAGATCAATGGCATGGTGCATCCCGACCACCGCAGGCGGGGCATTTTCAAAAAGCTCCTTGCTGCCGCCGACGCGGAAATGCGTAAGCACGGCATCGAGTCCCGGCTCTATCTGGTCAACCCGCAGTCCCGCTCGGGGCTTGCCTTCCTCGAACATCTCGGCGGTGCGTTCCGCCATGCCGAATACACGATGCAGCTCCAGGAATTCCTGCCGCCGTCCACACGCGACGAGGCGCTATGCCTGCGTCCGGCTGCCGAAGCGGATCTTGAATTCATGGTCACCTGCGCAGCGCAAGCGTTCGGCGATCCCGAGGACTGGATGCGCGACCTGCTGCTCAGCACGTCCGGCCCGGAGCGCACCACCTACATCGCCGAGCTCGAAGGGACGCCGGTCGCGATGATCCGCGTCCTCCGCTCCACTGAGGGGATCGCCGACATCCATGGCTTTTCCGTCCTGCCCGCACTGCGCGGGCGCGGTTACGGCCGCCAGATCCTCGCCGACACCGTCGAGCTGCTGCTGCAAGAGCAGCGCACCCGGATCTGCCTCGACGTGCTCACCGACAACGAGCGCGCCTTGCAGCTCTACGAAAGCCTCGGCTTTTCTGTCATCTCCGCCTGCCGCTATTACGCAGGCTAA
- a CDS encoding DUF3817 domain-containing protein: MNVKTAIGRLRLVGLVEGTSFLVLLLIAMPMKYWMDNPEPVAVVGAIHGVLFVLFILAVLQAAYVKKWSWQFSLWALIASSIPLGTFVLDAQLKKRYQE, from the coding sequence ATGAATGTAAAGACAGCAATCGGGCGGTTGCGGTTGGTCGGCTTGGTGGAAGGGACTTCATTTTTGGTGCTGCTCTTGATCGCGATGCCGATGAAGTATTGGATGGACAATCCGGAGCCGGTCGCGGTGGTCGGGGCGATTCACGGGGTGCTGTTCGTGCTGTTCATTTTGGCGGTGCTGCAGGCGGCGTACGTGAAGAAGTGGTCGTGGCAGTTTAGCTTGTGGGCGTTGATCGCATCTTCGATCCCGTTGGGGACGTTTGTGCTGGATGCGCAGTTGAAGAAGCGATATCAGGAGTAA